The DNA window ACTTCCACATtcttcctccgggtgttccagtttcctcccacgctcaaAAAACacgcattggtaggtggattggtaactcaaaagtgtccataggtgtgtgtgtttgtgtgtgtgtaagctccggacccaccgcgaccctgaactggataagcgttacatTTACAACACTCTGCATTAATTACAACAGTGAAATCTGTTCAAATGTTACCATAGTAAATTTAACAGGTTCTGTACTGTTGTCCCCACATACAGTATGTAAGAATTGATTATTGCTAATGAAAAGGTGATGCAATTATGATATTAATTGTTCATATGaatgtgaatatttatttattgttttaaaacacCCAGAGACATGTCAAGTTGTTCATGAACAGTAAAGACTACGATGGAGACTCACAACCCCAAAAAGGGAAGAGGAAGCTCTGAACAAACGTGAGTAACATTCTGTTGGATataatactaatactactactgctgctactactactaatactattactactactactaataataataataataataataatatattttatttcaagtgcCTTTCTATGCACCCAAGGACACTATACAAAGACAACAATAAATATCAAAACATTGAAGGGGGAAAAAAcctcataaaatatattattcctaaataaataattaaataaaatacaaaaatacaatgAACAGGTCCATGACACAGTGTAGAGTAAGCAGAGTTGAAAGTatgttttgtttcttctttCTATGAGTGTGTTTGTCTTGTGCTATCTCCTGAGGTGCTCGATCCCAGGAATGTGTTAAtggtttgattttgttttttcatttaaatcatgtatttattgttattgcactattttatttgtcttttgtgttttaactcttatttgaattgttttatttgGCATTAAATGTAGGGCAAATTCTAAGTGATTATATTGTCATTTCAAccataaaacaacaaacacacaactaCATGTAGTGCACAAATGCAAACCCATGCCAAATATAACAATAAACTAGGGAGGGGAAACAGTGCAGTGACAGCAGTGGACTCTAAAAACTAAAGCTGCCTTGAACATCCTGTAGGATACTCAAATAACCTGAAATTACATTTTGAGTGCCTCAAGAAACCATTTAATATAATGGGGTTACTAAAATAAGCTTTGTTAGTCTACAAAGCTCTTGCAGGAACTCTCACTGCCTCCCTGGGTTCCATTAAGTACCATCCTTCAGCTCTAGCTTCCTGGAGGAGCCCTTCCTTTTTGAATGATCCCTCAAGTACCTGTGTGTTCCTTGAAAAACTCCTGGGCCTTAAATGCGTTATTTGAAGAACTCCAGACTTTTCTGTGGGTATTTGAAATATTCTAGATTTTTCTGGGGTTCCTCAAAGTTCTCCTTTATTGTAGAGAGCTTTTGAAAATAGTATTTTGAACAACCAAGACATATGAAGCCCCTGAATCACGAAAGCATGATTGAACTTGAATTTGCATTTcagtttcataaaaaaaaattgcaaatgCATAAAATAAAGTGCTATATTTACTTTTTCGTTGCTAtattaaattatgtattaaaatatagtTGTGtaagtaaacatttaaaaatagtaTATTTGTATTTCCATCTCATCTGTCCATGATCTCATCTGTCCACCGTTCCATTATGGCTCTGTCTCTTCAAAGTTGTCATGGCACATgttggggaaaacagacacaggacagtACAGGACAGGGCCAAGGCGTGACAGACGCGTGACATGACAAACCAGACAAAAGACTGACAGATCAACAAACAAAAAGGTGaaaggactcaggacaggagaAGCAGAGACAGGAGACTAAACACCAGACTGGAATAGGCCCTGGAATGGAGattggactggggacaagaaactggacaggactagaaaCAGGGGCCAAGACAGGATCAGAGAGGTACAAACAAGTAAACATAGGCgaatgcccaggactggcacaAGTTAGAGGTGTGTGATACCGGGAATTTTGGTGTTGATCCAGTACCAAGTAAATGCAGGTCCAGTATTGCTGATATCAATACAGATACCTTTAAACATTTAAGCTTCATAGATCCAAAGCATTCAAAAGACCTAGGATTGAATTTCGCCAAAcattgtatgtgacaataaaatTCTTCATTATCACaatcaacatttttgtttagaaacaatggaacattaacaaaacaaagtCTGCTTTAACAATAGAAAAATAATtcgttttaatatttattatataaaattaacacaccacaccaaatactgtaaacagtttcaaacttattctgtttttcaacttgaataatacaaaaaataaggAATTTCTTCAATTAGATGCACTCCTctgcgtttttttttcttcttaaagaattttaaaaatataacttaAAGCTAATTAAATCTCTTCCACTCAGACATTTCAATACTGCGGTGGTGTCTCTCTCCATACTGTGATGAGTTGACTCGAGGAGAGCACTGAGCGGGCCAGGCTGAGCCTCtacctgattggctgtttcacTGGCGCCGCTGAGCCACATGATGTTGCAACAACAAAAGACGAGAGGGGGAAGGGTACGCTGCTCCGTGCTGCGTGACACAGTGCAGCGCTACTCTTACAGAGAGTAGATTTTAATGTATCCGCTGCACAGCAGTCGtgcaggagagaaaaaaaaaaagcttgagtatTTATCTTTTGAGTTGAGTATTGCTCAATATCAATACCAGTtttggtatcgatattatcaatatttggatcgatccgcccaccACTAGCAAAAGTCTGTGGTGAGGTCTGAGAAGCCAGCTGGGGCACAGCTCCAGGAATCTGCCCAGAAGTTGTCATGGCCGATCTAGGAAGCAGCTGGAGCCACAGTCACTTTGCCTTGATCGCTGCCTTCACAGGAATGGTGTGGATCGCCaccttcacaggaacaggagtggcagGGATCGCTGTCATCATAGAAACAGGAGCGGCGGGGGTTGCTGCCATCGCTGGATTCAAATCGGCTTGCATTGCCGCaaccacaggaacagaagcagtGGGCTTCACTGCCATCACAGGACCAGAAGAGACAGGGTTCACCGCCCTCACCAGAGCAGCAGCAAACAGTCCAGCAACGAGGTCCAGTGACTTGGACTGCTCGAACGGCATGTGCTGCTTGAGGAGCAGGTGCTAGAGCTGTTGAGGTTTCGGGAGGTCCAATGGGCGCATTCATGAGGAAGTTCATGAATTTTCCCAAAAAGTTTCCCCAGACTTGAAGGAGCAGTCTTCCAGTGAGGGCGAAGCTCCAGCACACTGCTCCCGCCAGCTCCATTGTTTGGGGGTGTGGAGGACACTTTAGGCTCCACAACATACCAAACTTGAGTGCCAGGAACAGAACAAAATGGAGTGCACTGAATCACACACCCAGCAAACAGATTCCTTGTTACGTCCATGGTAAAAGGTTGGTTCTTCTGCCATGGCTGGGCAGGGAATGCAAGGAAGATTTTATTAACAGGaccaaaactaaacaaacaaaacaaacccgaGCAGTAGCAAAAACACTAACTacattaaattgaacaaaactaaacaggagCAGACAGGAACAGATATGAACAGACAGCCGTGAACTGGTGTAGACATATGTAAACtaaaagacacagaaacacacatctacacacacaagaactgaTCAGGCAAAAAAGGGGTATACATATAAagcacaaacaaggaacacctgggactgataatgagagggcaggactataaaggagacactgacgagagggcggagcAGGCAGGAATAGGGAggagacaagaacaacaacaaacagaaccatgtgctaTATGAGCACATGgtagggaaaacagacacagaacagGCCCAGGGCATTAATAATAGCATTGGTAAtattcacaacaacaacaataatagtaataatttaAGGGAGAAAGAGGAGGTGTGGAATGAAGGAGAAGTATGATATCCAGCCCGGAAGCTCAGCTAAGAGAGCCCAGAAATTCCAACCtgaagttttattattatttctagtAGAAAAATTATAGTTTAAGAAACAATAtagtttaaatccagcaaagctCAATGCCACGTCcagagacctcagacctctgcCCCTCAAAGTGGTTACAAGAGCTTCAGGATCAGCGATGGAGAAGTCCCCATGATCCCTCAGAATGATCTTCTGAGCAAAGGCCCAGGACAGACCTGCATTGACGTGTCTCTCACCAGGAGGCAGATCAGCGATAacggagaatccccacagaaaacttcagaacgccaccagctccgacggagTGGTCCCCGTATCTAAGATTGTGTCTCTGGCCAAATGGGAGAAGAGGTACAGccactgctgcaatgctacAAGACGTGTCTACAATGCTCTGGAAAGCCCAGTGACAGTGACAGTCTGAAGCCAGCTCCAGTCCTCTCCAGGGATATGCAAGGCCactatttaaattatttcatagctcaggagattggtgctgaatgctttgttttgggataaactatagccattttatgatttatggtaattatcatagagaactcccctcatatattaatctccttGGTTACTCATGTatcactgtaatccatttcattagtcatttcattcatttattcattatctgtaaacccttatccagttcaggatcgtggtTGGTCCACAGCCTACATggatcattgagcgcaaggcaggaatacaccctggagggggcgctggtccctcacagggcaacacacacactcacacattcactcacacactcacacctaatgacacttttgagtcaccaatccgcctaccaacatgtgtttttggaccatgggaggaaagcggagcacccggaggaaacccacacagacacagagagaacacaccacactcctcacagacagtgacccggaggaaacccacacggacacagggagaacacaccacactcctttcttgtactgaattattaattttagttcagattcaatatcggagccaagaacctacaatgagtcaatgagcataatacattaatattaattaattttagctAATGctgctatataatatgtaaagtcattcAACATGATGACCTACATGTACAAGCTGAGACTgcacaggtaaagacactacatataaCTCCCAAACGGAGCTtagcaaaattaattaaataattaattattaataaaataataattaattttcacGGACTCcactacataataataataataataataaaagctttgtttaaattacatttttgttttgtttacaggaAATGCACAAAACATTAAACCTAAATACATCATGTGTAAGAGATTATACAAAGCATTTGATTGTAGCATTagatgaaataaaatgtttttaaataactggTCTGTAGGTGCTCGTATCAGAGCTGAACAGTAGAAACAGCGCCGCTGACTGAGCTCTGGGCGGGCCGGGCTGAGCGACGGTTGCTAGGCAACAGAAATCAACAGCGGCGCACAATAACGTTAAGGATAAATTATACTCGTCTAgcgatttctttttttaaaggttagtaacgttaataaaaacattgtttGGATATAAAACAGCTCAAAAAAGAATTAAGACATACTAAAGAACGTATATTTAAATAGTGAAACGCGTTTTAAATgactgtttatttgtgtttgtttgtgattaGCGCATTCACAACTGTAATGTAGCTAAGTCAACCTAAGTTTATGGGACTTaactgtatttacatttatttgtttgtcatTGGTAGGTATTTATTTAGCATAAGGCATGGCTTAGGGAACAAACTCCTTTTCCAGAAGTTGGGACACTTTAAAAACTGTATTGTAATTTGTTAATTCCCTTGCACTTTTACTTAAGAGACAAAAGGTAAAGATAaaagtgttttcagtgttttcaataACAAATTTAGTCCTAgttgttaaatataaacaaatttagaagTTAATGCTTGCGACACACTCAAATAATATTTGGACAGAAGCATGATTACCACATAAAGGGAAGAGGAAGCTCAGAACAAAAGTGCGTAGCATTCTGTTGGAGATAATACTAAtactgctactgctgctactacaactactactattactcctactactaataataataataatattttatattttatatttttatattttatataatatagttTTATTTCAAGTGCCTTTTTATgcacccaaggacactgtaaGAACACAACAATAAAGATTAAAAcattgaaggaaaaaaaaaactcataaaatatattattcccaaataaataattacatttaaaaaatgaaccaGTCCATGACAGgtcatgagtgaaataaaatgagaaaagCTCTTGCACAGTCTGGATGTGAAGGCCTGAAAGTTCCCATGCCTTTTTTCCAGATGGTAGTATGGTGAATGTGAAATTCTCTGAatgtgaacaccaaggaatgtAGTGTGCTTCACCGTCCCCACCCTGGAGCCGTTGATGTTCAGTGGAGAGTAATCaagccttgtttttctgaagtcaacAGCCATGTCTTTTGTTTATTCCACATTCAGAAACAGGTTGTTGATACTACACAAGTCTGTTAGCTGTTGCATCTCCTCTTTGAACATTGACTTGTCATTCTTGCTGATGAGATTCACCACGGTGGTATTGTCAGTGGATTTGAAGATGTAATTTGAGTTGTGCATTGCTGCACAGTTGTGAGTCAGCAGACTGAGCACACAAACATGGGAGGCTTCAGTATTCACCGTGGTGGTGCTGGAGATAGTTTTCCCAATCTGAGGTCAGGGCATCCTGGGTCCTGTTGCAGATCGAGTTGTTGAAGCCCTGAGTTTCCTgatcaggtgctgaggaatgataATGTTGAATGCAAGTGATGTCTATGAACAGTGTTCGAACATAAGTGTCTTGGTAGTGACTATGGCTTCATCTGTTGAGTGCTTTGGATGATTCCAGACTGCAGGCAGTCAAGTGATGGGGCAGCAGGGTCTTGAGGTGCCTCATAAGAAGCCACTGGTGGTGGTTGCCTTGAAGCATGTTGGTACAACTGCATTGCTTATGAAGCTGTTGAAGATGTGAAGACATCTGTAAAGTGATCTGTACATCTTCTGAACAtgttgccaagaatgttttcttGTGTTGCCCTGGAAGGAatggaacagacacagcagcactgctggagttttttaatctctcagtgtcactgctgtactgagaatagtccaccaactaaaaatatACAGCCGAAGGCATCCAaagggcagtgtcctgtgggaagctaatgaaggactagacgATGACCAGCACAAAATAACTCCAAGACTAACCATACATCGGCAAGCTAGGTGTGTCTattagagtggacagtgtgtgggcacagggtttaaaacctcAAGCAGCACAGCAGATGTATTTTTATTGCTTTATATAAACCAGTAACAAAATGCGTGTGATGAATTATAAAATTGTTGGattatttttatgtgttttcttTGTAGATTTCAGACCACAGATTCTCCAGATCCCAGCGGTGTCTCTATGAAGAGTCACAGGTCTCTACCTGGCTCTCCTGCGTTCAGTGAAGGAGGagagcccagctgtgtgtctatgaagagtgaaaAGTCCATGGGGAGACCTCCACATTTCAGTAGTGGATCTGTTCTCTCTGAATCCAAGTGAGTGAAAACCTTTCATTATGTCACTGATGAGTACAGAACACAGAGCTCACACAGCAATGGTTGCTAAGCAACAGAAATCAACAGCAGTGCAGGTGCTGAGAAATGATAATGTTGAATGCAAGTGGTGTCTATGAACAGCTTTCAAACATAAGTGTCTTGGTAGTGGCTATGGCTTCATCAGTGCTTTGGATGATTCCAGACTGCAGGCAGTCAAGTGATGGGGCAGCAGAGTCTTGAGGTGCCTCATAAAAAGCCACTGGTGGTGGTTGCCTTGAAGCATGTTGGTACAACTGCATTGCTTAGGGAGCTATTGAAGATGCGAAGACATCTGTAAAGTGATCTGTACATCTTCTGAACACGTTGCCAGGAATGTTTTCTTGTGTTGCCCTGGAAGGAatggaacagacacagcagcactgctggagttttaaacctctcagtgtcactgctgtactgagaatagtccaccaacccgAAGGCATCCAAAGGGCAGGGTCCTGTGGAAAGCTTCCTGGGGgcactaatgaaggactagaggatgaacagCACTCCAACACTAACCATACATCGGCAAGCTAGGTGTGTCTATTAGAGTGGACAGCGTGTGGGcacagggtttaaaacctcAAGCAGCACAGCAGATGTATTTTTACTGCTTTATATAAATCTGTAACAAAATGCGTGTGATGAATTATAAAATTGTTggattatttttgtgtgttttctttctaGATTTCAGACAACAGATTCTCCAGATCCCAGCGGTGTCTCTATGAAGAGTCACAGGTCTCTACCTGGCTCTCCTGCAGTCCGTGAAGAAGgagaacccagctgtgtgtctatgaagagtgaaaAGTCCATGGGGAGACCTCCACATTTCAGTATTGGATCTGTTCTCTCTGAATCAAAGTGAGTGAAAATCTTTCAGTATGTCACTGATGAGTACAGAACACAGATCTCACACACATTCCTGTTGGTCCCTGATTTTAACCCTAAGCCTCACCATGCCACACTTTATTGTAAGTTGGCTGTTTTACAGTGTAAGGCTGCTTTAGGCTTCATGTGTACAAGGACTTTTATGCTCATGAGCCTGAATACAACTGGAGAGGAGCTTCGcttttaccaaaaaaaaaaaacaaaaacaaaaaaaaaaaaaaacatgaagatccaattctgaaaaataaaaacctaaaaCTTAACCAATTAACATATATCCGAATATTCCAAACATGTTCTGTTATTTTCTCTTGTCCATATATGCTCTACAGCGTGCCTCGTCTAAGAATGTAAAGCTATCTATAGTGATACTcatatacataaaaatatgtTGAATTTACACACTCTTCAGCCAGCATCTCAACCATGTGCTTACACAAGTCACAATTGAATCCTTTCCCAGAAATAAACTCCAAAAGTGTGTTTATCACAGAGTTCACTAAACAAAAAGGCCATGTGGCTGCCACCAAGAGCTACAAGCAAATCACAAGTCCCGGCCAATTCTTTAGAACCGACCAGCTACACactgcaggtatgatttgggtggtggatcattctcagcacagcagtgacactgacgtggtgttcATGTGCTAGTGTGCGTTAAACTGGAAGGAGTGGATGGCACTGCTTAGAATATTGCACCAAACAAAGACATCCAGCTGAGAGTGTCCAGTGGGCCACATCCTGTGGgcactaatgaaggactagaggatgaccaacacaaactgaaacTAACCTAATTATACATCTAAAAGATAAGtttgtctaatagagtggacactgACTGGGTTTGACTCtcgcagcactgctgtgtctgatccacttgcactgATACAATGAtgcattttttaatttcttcattAAAGTTTGTGGCAAAATGAGCGTATTGAtggattgtttgtgtgtgatgtttcTAGATTTCAGACACAGAAAACAGATTCTCCAGATCCCAGCGGTATTTCTATGAAGAGTCACATGTCTCTACCTGGCTCTCCTGCGTTCAGTGAAGGAGGAGAGCCCAGCTGTGTTTCTATGAAGAGTGAAAAGTCCATGGGGAGACCTCCACATTTCAGTAGTGGATCTGTTCTCTCTGAATCCAAGTGAGTGAAATTCTTTCATTATGTCACTGATGAGTACAGAACACAGAGCTCACACACATTCCTGTTGGTCCCTGATTCTGACCCTAAGCCTCAGCATGTCCAGCCACTGACTGTACAGTACAGTAAAAAGATTATGgaaaattaaaacatgtttgtaaaatgtaatactaTTGTGATaatactgatatatttatgttGTATTTGTACTAGTTTTGGTACATTGTACACTGTGTTAAATTCCCATCAGCCAGCGCTCTACTGAAACAGCCTTGCCGGTTAACAATCTAAAACCAGTCCATTTGATTCAAATGCTCACTCTTCTGCTTTGTCCCTTCAGCTGGAGGATGGACGATCAGGTTCAGGATCAGTCCAAATGTGGACTGGGTTTCCATCTTCTGACTGATCCGGTCTCTGTCAACTGTGGGCACAGTTTCTGCAGGCAGTGCATCAACAGCTTTTGGGAGAGTTCAGATCCATCAGAAGACTTTGTCTGTCCTCAGTGCAGAAAGAGATCTAGAACACGTCCAGTTCTCCTCCCACACAAAGTTTCCATTGAGCAGGGTTCTTACCAAGCAGCAGGTTATGATCTTAAGATGTCCTTAGAGGGACACAAAATCAGCATGAAAAGCAAGTATGAGAACTTATTTGAGGGAGTCAAAACCCCAGGCAATAAAAGTCTCCTGAACAAGGTTTACACGCAGTTGTACATTATTGTGGGAGAGATTGAGGGAGTGAATATAGATCATGaggttttacagatggagaaaaCACCCAGGAAACGCCAGCAAGACACTCCAATCAATTGCTTAGACATTTTTAGACTTCTACAGGATCCTTGCACAGGCCTGATGGCTGAAGATCCCAGACTCGAAGATAGTGTGCCGAAGCTCAGAAGTGTTCTGACTAAAGGCATCGCTGGAATtggaaaaactgtctctgtacagaagttcattctggactgggctgaaggagcagccaatcaggagctgGATCTCATGTTTGTGTTTCCGTTCCGGGAGCTGAACttgattaaaaatgatcagTACAGTCTTCATGGACTTCTGTGTGCCTTCCATCCTGAGCTCAAAGATCTGGACCCAGAGATATATGACCAgctcagagctgtgtttatatttgatggTCTGGATGAAAGCAGAGTTCCAATGGACTTTAAACagtgtgagaaagtgtctgACATCACCGTGACATCATCAATGGGTGTGTTAATGACAAACCTCATCAGAGGAGatctgcttccctctgctctaATCTGGATCACCTCCCgaccagcagcagccaatcagataccTCCTCGGTACATCCACCGTGTGACAGAAATTCAGGGATTCACCGACCCCCAGAAGgaggagtacttcaggaagagAATCAGGGACCAAGACCAAGCCCAGAAGATCATCTCCCACATTAAGACAGCGAGGAGCCTCcacatcatgtgccacattcccatcttctgctggatctcagccACTGTTCTTCAGAGAATCATCACACAGAGTAACACAGAGATACCTAAAACTCTGActgaaatgtacacacactttcttctcactcagacaaacatgaagaaggagaagtatgaggaggaagatgagacGGACCCAAAGAAACTGCTGGAGTCCAACAGAACCGAGCTTCTGAAACTGGCTGAACTGGCTTTCAAGCAGCTGGTAAAGGGCAATGTAATGTTCTATGAAGAGGACCTGAGAGAGAGCGGcattgatgtcactgaggcctcagtgtaTTCTGGGATCTTCACTGAGATCTTTAGGGAGGAGTGTGTGCTCTACCAGAGGAAAGTCTACTGCTTTGTTCATCTGAGTTTTCAGGAGTTCCTGgctgctgtgtttctgtttcaCTGCTATGAGAACAAGATTATGCAGCCACTGCAGTCTTTTAAACCATGGTATGAATGGTGGTCTGAGAATGTTCCACTGGATGATTTTCTGAAGGGAGCGCTGAATAAAGCTGTAGAGAGTCAGAATGGACACTTGGATCTGTTCCTCCGGTTCCTGCTGGGAATCTCACTGGCGTCCAATCAGAAACTCTTACAGGGTCTACTGAcccaaacacagagcagctcaaATAAAACCACAGACTACATCAAGGGATTAATTAAAGGAAATTATTATCCCATTTCAACTGAGAGATCCGTCAatctgttcctgtgtctgtctgagATGAAGGACCAGTCACTCTCCAGAGAGATCGAGGAGTatctaaacacagagaaacactcagGAATGTATCTCTCTCCTGGACGGTGTTCAGCATTAGCCTGCATGCTCCTGACCTCAGAGGAAGAGCTGGAGGAACTGGACATGAGCAAATACAACATAT is part of the Hoplias malabaricus isolate fHopMal1 chromosome 4, fHopMal1.hap1, whole genome shotgun sequence genome and encodes:
- the LOC136694109 gene encoding NACHT, LRR and PYD domains-containing protein 3-like isoform X3, whose translation is MNSTPTLTIHRQARFQTTDSPDPSGVSMKSHRSLPGSPAVREEGEPSCVSMKSEKSMGRPPHFSIGSVLSESKFQTQKTDSPDPSGISMKSHMSLPGSPAFSEGGEPSCVSMKSEKSMGRPPHFSSGSVLSESNWRMDDQVQDQSKCGLGFHLLTDPVSVNCGHSFCRQCINSFWESSDPSEDFVCPQCRKRSRTRPVLLPHKVSIEQGSYQAAGYDLKMSLEGHKISMKSKYENLFEGVKTPGNKSLLNKVYTQLYIIVGEIEGVNIDHEVLQMEKTPRKRQQDTPINCLDIFRLLQDPCTGLMAEDPRLEDSVPKLRSVLTKGIAGIGKTVSVQKFILDWAEGAANQELDLMFVFPFRELNLIKNDQYSLHGLLCAFHPELKDLDPEIYDQLRAVFIFDGLDESRVPMDFKQCEKVSDITVTSSMGVLMTNLIRGDLLPSALIWITSRPAAANQIPPRYIHRVTEIQGFTDPQKEEYFRKRIRDQDQAQKIISHIKTARSLHIMCHIPIFCWISATVLQRIITQSNTEIPKTLTEMYTHFLLTQTNMKKEKYEEEDETDPKKLLESNRTELLKLAELAFKQLVKGNVMFYEEDLRESGIDVTEASVYSGIFTEIFREECVLYQRKVYCFVHLSFQEFLAAVFLFHCYENKIMQPLQSFKPWYEWWSENVPLDDFLKGALNKAVESQNGHLDLFLRFLLGISLASNQKLLQGLLTQTQSSSNKTTDYIKGLIKGNYYPISTERSVNLFLCLSEMKDQSLSREIEEYLNTEKHSGMYLSPGRCSALACMLLTSEEELEELDMSKYNISAEGYRRLIPAVTVCRKARLTGCNLTKVYCETLASALHSVNSSLKELDLSNNDLQDSGVEVLSAGLKNQCCKLEALSLAMCNLGDDACETLSSVLQSVHSSLKELDLSNNDLQDSGVELLFAGLNISNCKLETLRLAFCNLGDNACETLSSVLQSVNSSLKELDLSNNDLQDSGVELLSAALKSSRCRLETLSLAMCNLGYDACETLSSVLQSVHSSLKELDLSNNDLQDSGVELLSAALKSSSCKLETLRLSGCMITDEGCSFLASALKSNPSHLRELVLTYNHPGESGVNLLSDLLQDPHCALEKLQLEHGGKNRMKPGVKKYGCDLTLDPNTAHPCLSLSEGNRNVKCVEENQSNPDDPERFEGCEQVLSVESLTGRCYWEVEWSGEGEAEISVSYRGIRRKGGGAECGFGLNKKSWSLNCSGESYSVRHNNQGGKTPPPPSPSNRVGVYLDWESGVLSFYSISPQTHTLTHLHTFTSTFTEPLFAGFKVDLGSSVQLCDTE